A part of Vicia villosa cultivar HV-30 ecotype Madison, WI unplaced genomic scaffold, Vvil1.0 ctg.000114F_1_1, whole genome shotgun sequence genomic DNA contains:
- the LOC131624389 gene encoding early nodulin-like protein 21, with translation MASFTFSLNSTTLLVLLLATVSCLQFSFVDSHEFQVGDLKGWVVPPPNDTDIYNIWASNFRFQVGDSIIFKYKKDSVMEVGKENYNDCNATQPTFFSNNGDTEFKFGHSGTFYFISGASGHCEKGQKMIVRVMIQDIHSKSSAYHVPVFSIGVFVFAFVVSFVI, from the exons ATGGCTTCTTTTACTTTCTCCTTGAATTCCACAACCCTACTTGTGCTTCTCTTGGCTACTGTCTCTTGTCTACAATTTTCCTTTGTAGATTCTCATGAATTTCAAGTTGGTGACCTAAAAGGTTGGGTTGTTCCACCACCCAATGACACTGATATCTACAATATTTGGGCTTCTAACTTTAGGTTCCAAGTTGGTGACTCCATAA TTTTCAAGTACAAGAAGGATTCAGTGATGGAAGttggaaaagaaaactacaatgaTTGCAATGCAACACAACCAACATTTTTCTCAAACAATGGTGACACAGAGTTCAAGTTTGGTCATTCAGGAACATTCTACTTCATAAGTGGTGCATCAGGGCATTGTGAGAAAGGACAAAAAATGATTGTGAGAGTCATGATTCAAGATATTCATTCCAAATCTTCTGCCTACCATGTTCCTGTTTTTTCAATTGGTGTCTTTGTTTTTGCATTTGTTGTTTCCTTTGTAATTTGA
- the LOC131624361 gene encoding pentatricopeptide repeat-containing protein At3g13880-like: protein MSHLPKLNPFKHPIPSTSPSTTSTNFTGILSLCAATKNLRLGKTTHASILVNGFNKTTLNSLINMYSKCNRIEAARFLFDSSDNNSLDDVSWNSIINGYVRLNSKSSCSEAFKLLIRMHRFGFGFSDYTLSSVLTACCYVDDSFFGKLIHGFGIKLGLDLNVVVGTGLVDMYAKTGCLSDAVMVFERFDWKNDFMYNAMIAGFLHEKSGACYGNAQGALGVFGEMMREGLKCSKFTFSSIVKACVGVGDFEVGRQIHGQVFKSGLQGDEFVCSSLVELYSFFGSIGDGLRCFEMTRKLDIVLWTTAIAGCVRNGQFENALSLLYRFLADGKKLDEFIVSCVMGACADMAAARTGEQIQAYALKFGVANFTMVKNSQICMYAKSGDIDSARTTFQETKNRDVVSWSVMICSYAQHGFAKEALSLFESMTISGIEPNQITLLGVLTACSHGGFVDKGLRYYETMKKDFGIAANVKHGACIVDLLGRAGRLEEAQRFIMDSGFEDDPVLWRALLGACKIHKDTDMGKCIADRVIELEPHEAASYVLLYNIYNDVGEKKHALEVRKLMQDRGIKKEPGISWIEVGNTVHTFLVDDRSHPMSELIYSRLGEMLVKIKKISFDDEKLPLGISETEHSGAIKMNHHSEKLAVTFGIISLPKSAPVRVMKNLRVCSDCHTTMKHISNVEKREIILRDSIRFHHFKDGLCSCKDYW, encoded by the coding sequence ATGTCCCATCTCCCCAAACTCAACCCTTTCAAACACCCCATTCCCTCCACTTCTCCCTCAACAACCTCCACCAACTTCACCGGAATTCTATCCCTCTGCGCCGCCACAAAAAACCTCCGTTTAGGAAAAACAACTCACGCTTCAATCCTCGTCAATGGATTCAACAAAACAACCCTCAATTCCCTCATCAACATGTACTCCAAATGCAACCGAATCGAAGCCGCGAGGTTTTTGTTTGATTCTTCTGATAATAATTCATTGGATGATGTTTCTTGGAATTCAATTATTAACGGTTATGTTAGGTTAAATAGTAAGAGTAGTTGTAGTGAGGCTTTTAAGCTTTTGATTAGAATGCATCGATTTGGATTTGGTTTTAGTGATTATACTTTGAGTAGTGTGCTTACTGCTTGTTGTTATGTTGATGATAGTTTTTTTGGGAAATTGATTCATGGATTTGGAATTAagcttggtttggatttgaaTGTTGTTGTTGGAACTGGTTTAGTTGATATGTATGCGAAAACGGGATGTTTATCGGATGCTGTTATGGTTTTTGAGAGGTTTGATTGGAAGAATGATTTTATGTATAATGCTATGATTGCTGGATTTTTGCATGAGAAGAGTGGTGCGTGTTATGGAAATGCACAGGGAGCGCTTGGTGTTTTTGGTGAGATGATGAGGGAGGGATTGAAGTGTTCGAAGTTTACGTTTTCGAGTATTGTGAAGGCGTGTGTTGGTGTTGGAGATTTTGAGGTTGGGAGACAAATTCATGGTCAGGTTTTTAAGAGTGGTCTTCAAGGTGATGAGTTTGTTTGCAGTTCGTTGGTGGAGTTGTACTCGTTTTTTGGTTCAATTGGAGATGGATTGAGGTGTTTTGAGATGACGCGTAAATTGGATATTGTCTTGTGGACGACAGCGATTGCAGGTTGTGTTCGGAATGGACAGTTTGAAAATGCTTTGTCTTTGTTATATCGATTTTTAGCTGATGGGAAGAAACTGGATGAGTTCATTGTATCATGTGTGATGGGTGCTTGTGCAGATATGGCTGCTGCTAGGACTGGAGAGCAGATTCAGGCTTATGCATTGAAATTTGGTGTTGCGAATTTTACCATGGTTAAAAACTCGCAGATTTGCATGTATGCAAAGTCCGGGGACATAGATTCTGCTCGGACAACCTTTCAAGAGACAAAGAATCGTGACGTGGTGTCTTGGTCTGTGATGATTTGCAGCTATGCGCAACATGGTTTTGCTAAAGAAGCTCTTAGTCTTTTTGAGTCGATGACTATCTCTGGGATTGAGCCTAACCAGATCACATTACTTGGGGTCCTAACTGCTTGTAGCCATGGAGGTTTCGTTGACAAAGGATTAAGATACTACGAAACCATGAAGAAAGATTTTGGCATTGCTGCTAATGTAAAGCACGGTGCTTGCATTGTTGACCTCTTAGGCCGTGCAGGAAGGCTAGAGGAAGCTCAGAGATTTATTATGGATTCCGGTTTTGAGGATGACCCAGTATTGTGGCGGGCCTTGCTCGGTGCTTGCAAGATCCATAAGGACACTGACATGGGAAAGTGTATTGCTGACAGAGTAATAGAGCTTGAACCTCATGAAGCAGCGTCTTATGTGCTTCTTTACAACATCTATAATGATGTGGGGGAAAAGAAACACGCTTTAGAGGTTCGGAAGCTCATGCAAGATCGAGGAATTAAAAAGGAACCTGGTATAAGTTGGATTGAGGTAGGAAATACAGTTCATACGTTTTTGGTGGATGATCGTTCTCATCCAATGAGTGAACTGATTTATTCAAGGTTGGGAGAAATGTTGGTGAAGATAAAGAAAATTAGCTTCGATGATGAGAAGCTTCCTTTGGGCATCTCTGAAACAGAACACAGTGGTGCCATCAAAATGAATCACCATAGTGAAAAGTTAGCCGTAACTTTCGGAATTATATCTTTACCAAAATCAGCACCAGTGAGGGTTATGAAGAACTTGAGGGTTTGCTCTGATTGCCATACAACAATGAAACACATCTCAAATGTGGAGAAGAGAGAAATAATTCTTCGAGATTCTATTCGCTTCCATCATTTCAAAGACGGTTTATGTTCTTGTAAAGACTACTGGTAA
- the LOC131624326 gene encoding uncharacterized membrane protein At3g27390-like isoform X2, producing the protein MEPPDDFWSSLWSMLCFLPCFISLCILGTIKGVIFCPIICLIMTTANSIIILGLWCIHVIWTYYCVLRCKQFGPLLKFVMCTILLPVVLILWPIVGILGSIVGSVAYGFLSPLFATFEAIEGEDNKIFHCFIDGTWSCILKTFDIVKDVRDACFHTYFSVMDDLRQDEPPNGKYYEIRPDYLLDAIVAAILGIIVDVPIISLVALCKVPYMLFKGWNRLFRDLIGREGPFLETICMPFAGLAILLWPLAVVGAFLVSVIASIFLGARAGIIVYQESSFLFGLRYIVATLSLYDEYSNDVLDMPEGSCFPRPKYRRKKIEISRTTSRSNSISRTKSLTKTISRTITLTNNIAELKPFEECHKVGETLVSQGLITHDDIQEAMFGKESKVISIGLPAYCLLQALLRSIKVDSPGILITDDTELTTTNRPKEKFFEWFLNPLLIIKDQIKAENLSVSEEDYLCKLVLFNGDSDRVKNLTFGPPPESDHKLAELDALARRLQGITKFITRFPTYKRRFDVLVNTLSEELADKHGTSTIIRSKSAFPKIFSLKSFKVSKSNISDIESEDIRDSETSL; encoded by the exons ATGGAACCTCCAGATGATTTTTGGTCTTCATTATGGAGCATGTTATGCTTTCTCCCTTGTTTCATCAGCCTTTGCATTCTAGGCACCATTAAAG GTGTCATTTTTTGTCCAATAATATGCTTAATAATGACAACTGCAAACTCAATTATCATACTTGGTCTTTGGTGCATACATGTTATTTGGACATATTACTGTGTTTTGAG ATGTAAACAATTTGGACCATTATTGAAGTTTGTGATGTGCACAATTCTACTACCAGTGGTGTTGATTTTATGGCCAATTGTTGGAATTTTGGGAAGTATTGTAGGAAGTGTTGCCTATGGATTTCTTTCACCATTGTTTGCTACCTTTGAAGCTATTGAAGGAGAAGACAACAAAATTTTCCACTGTTTTATT GACGGAACATGGAGCTGTATTTTGAAGACTTTTGATATTGTGAAGGATGTAAGAGATGCATGCTTCCATACTTATTTCTCTGTCATGGATGATCTGAGACAAGATGAACCACCAAATGGAAAATATTATGAGATCAG GCCAGATTATCTACTTGATGCTATTGTAGCTGCCATTCTCGGAATCATAGTCGATGTTCCAATTATATCACTGGTTGCATTATGTAAAGTTCCATACATGCTTTTCAAAGGTTGGAACCGGTTGTTTCGTGATCTCATCGGCCGCGAAGGACCTTTCTTGGAGACAATATGTATGCCTTTTGCAGGCCTTGCTATTCTTCTATGGCCACTGGCTGTTGTCGGCGCATTTCTTGTATCGGTGATAGCAAGTATCTTTCTTGGCGCTCGCGCTGGAATTATTGTCTATCAG GAGTCGTCTTTTTTGTTTGGCCTTCGATACATTGTTGCAACTTTGTCTCTTTACGATGAATACAGTAATGATGTTCTTGACATGCCGGAAGGATCCTGCTTCCCAAG GCCTAAATATCGAAGAAAAAAGATCGAAATATCACGGACAACTTCACGTTCAAATTCCATCTCAAGAACTAAGTCCTTAACAAAGACTATTTCCCGTACCATTACTCTAACTAATAACATAGCCGAGTTGAAACCATTTGAG GAATGTCATAAAGTAGGAGAAACATTGGTTTCTCAAGGCCTAATAACACATGATGATATTCAAGAAGCCATGTTTGGCAAAGAGAGTAAAGTCATCAGTATTGGGTTGCCAGCTTATTGtcttcttcaagcgcttttgCGCTCTATAAAAGTCGATTCCCCGGGTATATTGATAA CTGATGATACTGAACTAACTACAACAAATCGACCAAAGGAGAAGTTTTTTGAATGGTTCCTTAATCCACTTTTGATCATTAAAGATCAAATCAAAGCTGAAAATCTTTCGGTTTCCGAAGAGGACTACTTATGCAAATTAGTTCTTTTCAATGGCGATTCCGATAGGGTAAAAAATTTAACTTTTGGTCCTCCTCCCGAATCCGACCACAAACTCGCCGAACTCGATGCATTGGCTAGAAG GCTTCAAGGAATCACAAAATTTATCACAAGATTTCCGACATACAAAAGGCGATTCGATGTTCTAGTGAACACATTATCTGAAGAGCTTGCTGATAAACATGGAACTTCAACAATAATCAGATCAAAAAGTGCTTTTCCTAAGATTTTTAGTTTAAAATCATTCAAAGTCAGCAAAAGTAATATTTCTGATATAGAATCTGAAGATATAAGAGATTCAGAAACTTCATTATAA
- the LOC131624326 gene encoding uncharacterized membrane protein At3g27390-like isoform X1 — protein MEPPDDFWSSLWSMLCFLPCFISLCILGTIKGVIFCPIICLIMTTANSIIILGLWCIHVIWTYYCVLRCKQFGPLLKFVMCTILLPVVLILWPIVGILGSIVGSVAYGFLSPLFATFEAIEGEDNKIFHCFIDGTWSCILKTFDIVKDVRDACFHTYFSVMDDLRQDEPPNGKYYEIRPDYLLDAIVAAILGIIVDVPIISLVALCKVPYMLFKGWNRLFRDLIGREGPFLETICMPFAGLAILLWPLAVVGAFLVSVIASIFLGARAGIIVYQESSFLFGLRYIVATLSLYDEYSNDVLDMPEGSCFPRPKYRRKKIEISRTTSRSNSISRTKSLTKTISRTITLTNNIAELKPFELLDGLCKECHKVGETLVSQGLITHDDIQEAMFGKESKVISIGLPAYCLLQALLRSIKVDSPGILITDDTELTTTNRPKEKFFEWFLNPLLIIKDQIKAENLSVSEEDYLCKLVLFNGDSDRVKNLTFGPPPESDHKLAELDALARRLQGITKFITRFPTYKRRFDVLVNTLSEELADKHGTSTIIRSKSAFPKIFSLKSFKVSKSNISDIESEDIRDSETSL, from the exons ATGGAACCTCCAGATGATTTTTGGTCTTCATTATGGAGCATGTTATGCTTTCTCCCTTGTTTCATCAGCCTTTGCATTCTAGGCACCATTAAAG GTGTCATTTTTTGTCCAATAATATGCTTAATAATGACAACTGCAAACTCAATTATCATACTTGGTCTTTGGTGCATACATGTTATTTGGACATATTACTGTGTTTTGAG ATGTAAACAATTTGGACCATTATTGAAGTTTGTGATGTGCACAATTCTACTACCAGTGGTGTTGATTTTATGGCCAATTGTTGGAATTTTGGGAAGTATTGTAGGAAGTGTTGCCTATGGATTTCTTTCACCATTGTTTGCTACCTTTGAAGCTATTGAAGGAGAAGACAACAAAATTTTCCACTGTTTTATT GACGGAACATGGAGCTGTATTTTGAAGACTTTTGATATTGTGAAGGATGTAAGAGATGCATGCTTCCATACTTATTTCTCTGTCATGGATGATCTGAGACAAGATGAACCACCAAATGGAAAATATTATGAGATCAG GCCAGATTATCTACTTGATGCTATTGTAGCTGCCATTCTCGGAATCATAGTCGATGTTCCAATTATATCACTGGTTGCATTATGTAAAGTTCCATACATGCTTTTCAAAGGTTGGAACCGGTTGTTTCGTGATCTCATCGGCCGCGAAGGACCTTTCTTGGAGACAATATGTATGCCTTTTGCAGGCCTTGCTATTCTTCTATGGCCACTGGCTGTTGTCGGCGCATTTCTTGTATCGGTGATAGCAAGTATCTTTCTTGGCGCTCGCGCTGGAATTATTGTCTATCAG GAGTCGTCTTTTTTGTTTGGCCTTCGATACATTGTTGCAACTTTGTCTCTTTACGATGAATACAGTAATGATGTTCTTGACATGCCGGAAGGATCCTGCTTCCCAAG GCCTAAATATCGAAGAAAAAAGATCGAAATATCACGGACAACTTCACGTTCAAATTCCATCTCAAGAACTAAGTCCTTAACAAAGACTATTTCCCGTACCATTACTCTAACTAATAACATAGCCGAGTTGAAACCATTTGAG TTATTGGATGGCTTGTGCAAGGAATGTCATAAAGTAGGAGAAACATTGGTTTCTCAAGGCCTAATAACACATGATGATATTCAAGAAGCCATGTTTGGCAAAGAGAGTAAAGTCATCAGTATTGGGTTGCCAGCTTATTGtcttcttcaagcgcttttgCGCTCTATAAAAGTCGATTCCCCGGGTATATTGATAA CTGATGATACTGAACTAACTACAACAAATCGACCAAAGGAGAAGTTTTTTGAATGGTTCCTTAATCCACTTTTGATCATTAAAGATCAAATCAAAGCTGAAAATCTTTCGGTTTCCGAAGAGGACTACTTATGCAAATTAGTTCTTTTCAATGGCGATTCCGATAGGGTAAAAAATTTAACTTTTGGTCCTCCTCCCGAATCCGACCACAAACTCGCCGAACTCGATGCATTGGCTAGAAG GCTTCAAGGAATCACAAAATTTATCACAAGATTTCCGACATACAAAAGGCGATTCGATGTTCTAGTGAACACATTATCTGAAGAGCTTGCTGATAAACATGGAACTTCAACAATAATCAGATCAAAAAGTGCTTTTCCTAAGATTTTTAGTTTAAAATCATTCAAAGTCAGCAAAAGTAATATTTCTGATATAGAATCTGAAGATATAAGAGATTCAGAAACTTCATTATAA